In Phaeodactylum tricornutum CCAP 1055/1 chromosome 21, whole genome shotgun sequence, the following proteins share a genomic window:
- a CDS encoding predicted protein, which translates to MKSHAHSESPVEGSYVLEPREVDVLCGRGGMSNHHPGNEWYRRLVRSNRPLYRACPKHTKLLVSKAIVQAVEQQGGRFLEKDRKQKYWFPVQYKKAVDKTSQGLRERDREEELIQHEGKVPDGFNGIGQAKLTDLADVAVSHAIRTTGLPRSATDLSKQSLPTTQITPAQSFMESQHLVGLEGSQPLNPAIPAHQSSMFRLMHQTDQLPGNSNWRNPGMSGPGGFPQGGFHQGVCPTQMNPHMTLPHQRPTIPMSLAMLKQPPPQHQPQPFGHPQANFPPNATSGMPFVSGVQNNVSSSLMYPNLNPGVSAYVMAPLGNEMAHQAPALNRLTSQVSDWLQNFYPLQQSNPQQQQVHPRQPTEAERLYISNKSYERAMVRQAQQQRNIVNMEQHKLQQLQNMQQAQATKIGQGQTHQLQHIVQQHQQQDQSKRRAHTTLVDQRFGKPLAGNGSHSQSVKGGKKGKNGEVVEINITTFPPPEPSKPIQITIPAMPVPRKNKRKSASSLPSLPFRTAPARQKSLSCNNGDSSLVPPTSEIEHSVSNTLLQLASAPSNLVAGCSAFMSESTEVSNDIPSEGEESASVVVGGKVSKDSLLDDHEETPDETRLRTIRPVNWP; encoded by the exons ATGAAATCGCACGCCCACTCGGAGAGCCCCGTAGAAGGTAGTTATGTGTTGGAGCCTAGAGAAGTG GATGTTCTCTGCGGTCGTGGTGGCATGTCCAATCATCATCCGGGGAATGAGTGGTACCGACGGCTCGTTCGGTCGAACAGACCTCTCTACCGCGCTTGTCCCAAGCACACAAAGCTGCTCGTGAGTAAAGCCATTGTCCAAGCCGTGGAACAGCAGGGAGGTCGGTTTCTTGAGAAAGATCGGAAACAAAAGTACTGGTTTCCGGTTCAATACAAAAAGGCTGTCGATAAGACGTCCCAGGGTCTACGTGAAAGGGACCGTGAAGAAGAACTTATCCAACACGAAGGAAAAGTTCCGGATGGATTCAACGGCATAGGCCAAGCGAAGTTAACCGATTTAGCGGACGTCGCCGTTTCACACGCGATTCGAACCACAGGACTTCCCCGATCAGCCACGGATCTTTCAAAACAGTCTCTACCAACCACTCAGATAACTCCGGCACAGTCATTTATGGAGAGCCAACATCTTGTTGGACTCGAGGGATCGCAGCCTTTGAATCCTGCCATTCCAGCTCACCAGTCTTCCATGTTTCGTTTGATGCATCAGACTGATCAGTTGCCGGGGAACAGCAACTGGAGGAATCCAGGAATGTCAGGACCAGGTGGTTTTCCCCAGGGGGGCTTCCACCAGGGAGTCTGTCCAACGCAGATGAACCCACACATGACTTTACCACATCAACGTCCAACTATACCGATGTCACTTGCGATGCTGAAGCAACCGCCGCCGCAGCATCAGCCACAGCCTTTTGGCCATCCACAAGCGAACTTTCCGCCGAACGCTACGTCTGGAATGCCTTTTGTTTCAGGGGTGCAAAACAACGTTTCGAGTTCACTGATGTATCCGAACTTGAATCCAGGAGTGTCCGCATATGTGATGGCACCTCTTGGGAATGAAATGGCTCATCAAGCACCCGCGTTGAATCGTCTTACTTCTCAGGTTTCCGACTGGCTTCAGAACTTCTATCCGCTACAGCAATCCAATCCGCAGCAACAGCAAGTTCATCCCCGTCAACCCACGGAAGCGGAGAGGCTCTACATTTCCAACAAATCGTACGAAAGGGCCATGGTGCGACaagcacaacagcaacgaaaTATAGTCAACATGGAGCAACATAAGCTTCAGCAATTGCAGAACATGCAGCAAGCTCAGGCGACAAAGATCGGTCAGGGGCAGACACATCAGCTGCAGCACATCGTACAACAGCATCAACAGCAAGACCAATCCAAAAGGCGTGCGCACACGACGTTGGTGGATCAAAGATTCGGAAAGCCATTAGCTGGAAACggatctcacagtcagtcagttaAAGGGGGAAAGAAAGGGAAGAATGGAGAAGTTGTGGAAATAAATATCACCACTTTTCCTCCCCCCGAGCCGTCAAAACCGATACAAATCACTATTCCTGCAATGCCTGTGCCTCGCAAAAATAAGCGCAAAAGCGCTTCTTCTCTACCATCCTTACCTTTCCGAACGGCGCCAGCTCGTCAGAAGTCGCTTTCTTGCAATAATGGGGATTCCTCACTAGTGCCTCCCACCTCCGAAATTGAACATTCCGTTTCCAATACTCTCCTGCAATTGGCTTCGGCACCGAGCAACCTCGTGGCCGGTTGTTCAGCGTTCATGAGCGAATCGACGGAAGTCAGCAATGATATACCAtccgaaggagaagaaaGCGCGTCAGTTGTAGTGGGAGGGAAAGTCTCGAAAGATAGTCTCTTGGATGATCACGAGGAGACGCCGGACGAGACACGGCTACGGACAATTCGACCGGTAAATTGGCCTTAG
- a CDS encoding predicted protein (translation start unclear, compare to Protein ID 56587), translated as MRICSIQKFVWLCCMFLLPCATIFSFIMSSAQFWNDRYENAEVFAYGTEPNDFLKASIDSKTINLPQGASCLCLAEGEGRNAVFLAKQGFNVVAVDNAEAGARKTEHLAQRNRVKVQTIVADLADLEYGKSRYDFIVGIFCHVPPPIRQRMLDEIPKALKPKGYALFECYTPDQLKYNTGGPPSPEPMFSAKLLEESMGMQLEIRRNEELVRDVVEGEYHTGEGAVVQFIGQKRP; from the coding sequence ATGAGAATCTGTTCAATCCAAAAGTTCGTTTGGTTGTGCTGCATGTTTCTACTCCCGTGCGCTACTATCTTTTCTTTCATAATGTCGTCGGCACAGTTTTGGAATGATCGGTACGAGAATGCGGAAGTGTTCGCCTACGGTACCGAACCCAATGATTTTTTGAAGGCATCGATTGACAGCAAAACAATCAATCTTCCGCAAGGCGCTTCGTGTCTCTGCTTGGCCGAAGGTGAGGGGCGCAACGCCGTCTTTCTGGCTAAACAAGGGTTTAATGTTGTCGCCGTAGACAACGCCGAGGCTGGTGCTCGTAAGACGGAACACTTGGCGCAGCGCAATCGGGTCAAAGTGCAGACCATTGTAGCGGATTTGGCCGATCTTGAGTACGGTAAATCACGGTATGATTTCATTGTTGGAATCTTTTGTCACGTCCCACCTCCGATTCGCCAGCGTATGTTGGATGAAATCCCAAAAGCGTTGAAACCGAAGGGATACGCACTCTTTGAGTGCTACACGCCTGATCAACTCAAGTACAATACAGGTGGCCCACCGTCCCCGGAACCCATGTTTTCTGCCAAATTGCTGGAAGAGAGCATGGGAATGCAGCTGGAAATTCGAAGAAACGAAGAGTTGGTGCGAGATGTTGTGGAAGGAGAATATCACACCGGGGAAGGGGCTGTCGTCCAGTTTATCGGACAAAAGAGACCGTAG
- a CDS encoding predicted protein encodes MAKYYKRSRRLFAIRSGFNVSLLFAPLVHSLVSFTSFRFAANGVCISPARFVDVDRPQTFTMKNVPGEGDCMFLAVALATLASMGLGGNDALLRAISHETREAVASTLEQPGILIIEGTRTVSTESLLKSAARQENLSTEEYLRLLRVEGVDGGLYGGGPELTVLCNILRRPISIYELDEQQVGTNIDIQPIKCKGVFGLETFQDPLFDIPNSAILLSKSLPGAYSWHLHILVLDVSPTEKHACVLLPLGEK; translated from the coding sequence ATGGCAAAGTATTACAAGCGGAGTAGAAGACTTTTCGCGATCCGAAGTGGATTTAACGTCAGCCTACTCTTCGCTCCTCTAGTCCATTCATTGGTGTCCTTCACGTCGTTTCGATTCGCAGCGAACGGGGTCTGTATATCCCCCGCCAGGTTTGTTGATGTCGATCGACCACAAACCTTTACAATGAAAAACGTTCCAGGGGAAGGTGATTGCATGTTTCTTGCCGTAGCTTTAGCAACGCTGGCGTCAATGGGTTTAGGTGGCAACGATGCCCTACTGCGTGCGATTTCACATGAAACCAGAGAAGCTGTTGCCTCTACTCTGGAACAGCCGGGAATCCTAATAATTGAAGGAACTCGAACTGTGTCAACAGAGAGCTTACTAAAATCAGCTGCACGACAGGAAAATTTGTCAACCGAGGAGTACTTAAGGCTACTTCGCGTTGAGGGTGTTGACGGAGGATTGTACGGAGGAGGCCCTGAGTTGACTGTGCTTTGCAACATCCTTCGACGCCCAATAAGTATCTATGAACTAGATGAGCAGCAAGTGGGGACAAATATCGATATCCAACCCATCAAATGTAAAGGGGTTTTTGGTTTGGAGACATTCCAGGACCCATTGTTCGACATTCCGAATTCTGCCATTCTTCTTTCCAAATCCCTCCCCGGGGCGTACAGCTGGCATTTACACATTCTTGTGCTTGATGTTTCGCCAACGGAGAAACACGCGTGTGTGCTTCTTCCACTTGGGGAAAAGTAG
- a CDS encoding predicted protein: MKFAVKEIKHTKSGASCRIHEFGATVLSYTSAARREILFVSRDAKLDGSKAVRGGIPLVFPIFGPPKDESSTMPQHGFARNNVWSTVEGSEFDEDDSAGISYELDFNKVTAGKGTNNSWESGCYNVKLILDISITGDALTTILNIHNTGEEAFPFEALFHTYYSIDDHSAMDGSKCFVQGLEGYNAYDQLTKRNKMIGSEPITIDSELDSIHTPPDGIYIADLLIGVGATETIKLVCSGKVDGREVPVSVVVWNPHEKKAASMGDFGSDQYVDMLCVEPGLLRGDTLDAGKKATMKQIIAA, from the coding sequence ATGAAGTTCGCAGTCAAGGAAATCAAGCACACCAAATCGGGTGCGTCATGCCGCATTCATGAGTTCGGGGCCACTGTGTTAAGCTACACAAGCGCCGCCCGTCGAGAGATTCTTTTTGTGTCTCGCGACGCCAAACTAGATGGAAGCAAGGCAGTCCGTGGAGGAATTCCTCTGGTTTTTCCTATATTTGGACCCCCAAAAGATGAATCTTCGACTATGCCTCAACATGGTTTTGCGCGTAACAACGTGTGGTCAACAGTGGAAGGATCCGAATTCGACGAAGATGATTCAGCGGGAATATCTTACGAGCTCGATTTCAACAAAGTAACTGCTGGGAAAGGAACCAACAATTCATGGGAAAGCGGGTGCTATAATGTCAAGCTTATCTTGGATATTTCTATTACTGGTGATGCTCTCACTACAATCCTGAATATTCACAACACAGGTGAAGAAGCGTTCCCGTTCGAAGCGTTGTTCCATACGTATTACTCGATCGACGACCATTCTGCTATGGACGGCAGCAAGTGCTTTGTCCAAGGTTTGGAAGGATACAATGCATACGATCAACTGACCAAAAGAAATAAGATGATAGGCAGTGAGCCCATCACGATCGACTCTGAATTGGATAGCATTCACACGCCACCTGATGGTATATATATTGCCGATCTACTTATTGGAGTCGGTGCAACCGAAACCATCAAGCTTGTATGTAGTGGGAAAGTGGACGGGCGGGAAGTGCCGGTCTCAGTTGTGGTTTGGAATCCGCATGAAAAGAAGGCAGCCTCGATGGGAGATTTTGGTAGCGACCAGTACGTCGACATGCTCTGCGTGGAGCCTGGTCTTTTGCGAGGCGACACGCTGGATGCAGGCAAGAAAGCAACGATGAAGCAGATAATTGCTGCCTAA
- a CDS encoding predicted protein, protein MSYTKLLGRTIGTLIFLVSMGQIYNHERFNRTSDLSIHAARLPFLNDSYDKGQRNISQVIPYTEETADFEKSSNNSGHRQKSAPPLPSWVTEYFHWHADERQKMTPESWEERRYLVLRCLESDKRCGGTADRLHNLPVLLRLAQKSQRILFIHWEKPAPLEDFLLPQPPETSELRLDWRLPSWLKEPMQLGQIPISRLMNGTDGTGIIDSDERVVAMRSLHGSLFYDELKGPDEPSYNNILKLLWYAVFVPAPIVRVRVQLQLARLGLTPGEYASAHIRSLYIGDETHVDTLYVHAVTCAAQATNNASFPIFVTSDSPLVEEQAVVFGSAVHHLRIVTHNRSETLHLDRGRDFLTQGRSDSWKSIDMDGFYDVFVDLYLVANSRCVSFGVGGFGRLGALLSADPSCAYKYAPATRSDQCTVPKPIRNISAAKAVFTSSSLFSSPSILPIYNSTTIHSWNNTKMIPKWMKQYFCWHQDARRLLQNGEKSASDYKYLVLRCLTKNKKCSGAADRLKSIPTAIRMAYDSQRLLFLKWERPCALEHFLVPPRGGLDWRIPSTLELDFEEKFSWRDKAIVLTESNNVEKALKSEEVIVSLKSVRDRKYFEEQREPGDYSFEEVYREVWSSVFEPSPPVARLVSTVMEELGLRPGEYVAAHVRALYVQNTVKNREEINALNCASQLGPRATIFFASDSAETTRLALQYGRGKEATIVARIGESEPLHLDRGHVFLEQHGVVAGEHEPQDFYDTFVDLYILAESRCITYGAGGFGSWASLISRNSLCSIRHRTTNCVWFDDPILGSPSLSAIRP, encoded by the coding sequence ATGTCCTACACAAAGCTATTAGGCCGCACGATTGGTACTTTGATTTTTCTGGTATCGATGGGGCAGATATACAACCACGAGCGGTTCAACCGAACGTCAGACCTTTCCATCCATGCAGCTCGTTTGCCCTTTCTCAATGATTCCTACGATAAAGGCCAAAGAAACATCAGCCAAGTCATCCCATATACGGAAGAGACGGCTGATTTCGAAAAGAGCTCCAATAATTCTGGGCATCGACAGAAGTCAGCGCCACCGTTGCCGTCGTGGGTCACCGAATATTTTCACTGGCATGCAGATGAACGACAAAAGATGACTCCCGAAAGCTGGGAAGAGAGACGCTATCTCGTCTTGCGCTGCCTCGAATCTGACAAAAGGTGCGGCGGCACGGCCGACCGCTTACATAACTTACCCGTCTTGCTGCGATTGGCGCAAAAGTCCCAACGAATTCTGTTTATTCATTGGGAAAAACCAGCACcgttggaagactttttACTTCCTCAACCTCCGGAAACTTCGGAATTGCGTCTCGACTGGAGACTTCCATCGTGGTTAAAAGAGCCCATGCAGCTGGGTCAGATACCGATTTCGCGGCTTATGAATGGTACGGACGGAACAGGCATCATCGACTCCGATGAGCGAGTAGTGGCAATGCGGTCCCTACACGGATCGCTTTTTTACGATGAATTGAAAGGGCCCGACGAACCATCGTACAACAATATTTTAAAGTTGCTCTGGTATGCCGTCTTCGTACCAGCTCCAATTGTTCGCGTTCGTGTTCAACTCCAGCTCGCCAGGCTAGGATTGACACCTGGAGAGTATGCGTCGGCTCACATTCGTTCCTTGTACATTGGAGACGAGACCCATGTTGATACCTTGTATGTACACGCTGTCACATGCGCAGCGCAAGCTACCAACAATGCTTCTTTCCCCATTTTTGTGACGTCGGATTCTCCGTTGGTGGAGGAACAGGCCGTTGTCTTCGGATCAGCCGTCCACCATCTACGTATAGTAACGCATAACAGATCGGAGACCTTACACTTGGATAGAGGCCGCGATTTTTTAACGCAAGGCCGATCTGATAGCTGGAAGAGCATTGATATGGACGGCTTCTACGATGTTTTTGTGGATCTTTATTTGGTTGCAAATAGTCGGTGCGTATCATTTGGAGTGGGCGGATTCGGAAGGCTTGGAGCACTACTGAGTGCAGATCCATCCTGCGCTTATAAGTATGCCCCGGCTACTCGTAGTGACCAATGCACGGTTCCAAAACCAATACGAAACATCTCTGCAGCAAAAGCTGTATTCACGTCGAGCTCGCTGTTTTCCTCTCCTTCTATTCTACCAATTTACAATTCCACAACAATTCACTCGTGGAACAATACAAAGATGATTCCGAAGTGGATGAAACAGTACTTTTGTTGGCACCAGGATGCCCGTCGATTGCTTCAGAATGGAGAAAAGTCAGCTTCAGACTACAAGTACTTGGTACTGCGATGCTTAACGAAGAATAAGAAATGTTCAGGCGCCGCAGATCGGCTAAAGTCAATTCCAACTGCGATACGAATGGCATACGACTCACAGCGATTGCTTTTTCTCAAGTGGGAAAGACCGTGTGCGCTAGAACACTTTCTAGTCCCACCTCGCGGTGGACTGGATTGGCGAATTCCTTCCACTTTAGAGCTGGATTTTGAAGAAAAGTTCAGCTGGCGTGACAAGGCTATTGTTCTGACGGAAAGCAATAATGTCGAAAAGGCTCTCAAATCCGAAGAAGTGATCGTCAGTTTGAAGTCAGTACGCGACAGAAAGTATTTTGAGGAACAAAGAGAACCAGGAGACTACAGTTTCGAAGAAGTATATCGAGAGGTTTGGTCTTCTGTTTTTGAACCATCCCCACCTGTGGCTCGCTTAGTCAGCACGGTCATGGAGGAGCTAGGTTTGCGGCCTGGTGAATATGTTGCCGCCCATGTCCGAGCCCTCTATGTGCAAAATACTGTCAAGAATCGAGAAGAGATCAACGCACTGAACTGTGCTTCGCAATTGGGACCACGAGCGACGATCTTTTTCGCCTCAGATTCCGCTGAAACAACCCGACTTGCACTTCAGTATGGCAGGGGAAAAGAAGCCACCATCGTAGCGCGTATCGGCGAGAGTGAGCCACTTCACCTCGACCGTGGGCACGTCTTTTTGGAGCAGCATGGGGTAGTTGCCGGTGAACATGAGCCTCAAGACTTTTACGATACATTTGTGGATCTTTATATTCTAGCCGAGAGTCGCTGTATAACTTACGGGGCAGGAGGGTTCGGAAGCTGGGCGAGCCTCATTTCCAGAAACTCACTGTGCTCTATTCGACATCGCACGACTAATTGCGTTTGGTTTGACGATCCCATACTGGGATCCCCATCTTTATCAGCTATTCGACCCTGA
- a CDS encoding predicted protein yields the protein MKRSFVFPSACCGLVVASLSLFTSTTGTRVSAFTPSLVSIGSTAVRTLQRQTLRSQNQPPSSPFAWGCDAAVRTSVLHARSPFSSLSSPGNATSESSHAVRSLSPQQQLQAKDDRSITTDSAVYWSQENMDEQHHKEELLEKNRNHMSNLAVTSDASLVQPGPSQRDINIARILLIAAAALYGTNFSLVKLLGETDLPVGVSGALRFGMAALATSPWLFAKAKPNDDGTLPTTGSDMSVEMAATMAGLEVGFWNSIGYMAQAVGLATTAASKSAFICSLAVVVVPLLDFLAGKLLLPRQTVGAFMALAGVAILELGGMSAADFTLTFGDAASLLQPICFGIAFWRMEAAMQRFPNEANRSTAAQLLMVFLVSLTFGLFTDPGAFNVAQLQAWLSDTNILASLFWTGCISTALTVYMETLALKTLSAAETTLIFSTEPLWGTAFAALIMGETLGWESAVGAVLILSGCVFSNLGIQGLRNLLPGSDKPDDSKTTDISGTTLSSSHVADDSAGSSTHHQAASFSPTSTEPTKKFWNPWTKEWTQVGAVATFGAALFGVWNELSVGTRVIAMQVEEMMDNFL from the coding sequence ATGAAGCGCTCCTTTGTGTTCCCGAGTGCCTGTTGCGGTCTCGTCGTGGCATCACTATCGTTATTCACCTCGACTACCGGTACCAGGGTGAGCGCCTTTACGCCTTCGCTAGTGTCGATCGGATCGACTGCAGTACGGACTCTTCAACGACAGACTCTGCGATCTCAGAATCAACCCCCATCCTCTCCTTTTGCCTGGGGGTGTGACGCTGCTGTCCGCACCTCGGTGTTACACGCACGCTCCCCCTTTTCCTCCTTGTCATCGCCGGGGAATGCCACTTCGGAAAGCTCGCACGCTGTGCGCAGTCTCAGTccgcaacaacaactacAAGCGAAAGATGACCGTTCCATTACCACCGACAGTGCCGTGTACTGGTCCCAAGAAAATATGGATGAGCAGCATCACAAGGAGgaacttttggaaaagaaccgAAATCATATGAGTAATCTGGCGGTCACGAGCGATGCCAGTCTCGTGCAGCCCGGCCCCTCGCAACGGGACATTAACATTGCTCGCATTTTGTTGATCGCCGCCGCGGCACTCTACGGCACGAACTTTTCTCTCGTCAAGCTATTGGGCGAAACGGACTTGCCCGTTGGTGTCAGTGGGGCCCTGCGCTTTGGCATGGCGGCGCTGGCAACCTCGCCTTGGCTCTTCGCCAAGGCCAAacccaacgacgacggaaccTTGCCGACCACCGGATCAGACATGTCCGTGGAAATGGCGGCAACCATGGCTGGACTCGAAGTCGGTTTTTGGAATTCGATTGGTTACATGGCACAGGCGGTCGGACTCGCTACCACCGCCGCCAGTAAATCTGCCTTTATTTGTAGTTTGGCCGTGGTCGTCGTACCGCTCTTGGACTTTTTGGCCGGGAAACTCCTTCTTCCTCGACAAACCGTGGGTGCCTTCATGGCGCTCGCGGGGGTAGCAATTTTGGAACTTGGGGGTATGAGTGCCGCCGACTTTACCCTCACTTTTGGTGACGCCGCCAGTTTGTTGCAACCCATTTGTTTCGGGATTGCCTTTTGGCGCATGGAAGCCGCCATGCAGCGGTTCCCCAACGAAGCGAATCGATCCACCGCCGCACAGCTGCTCATGGTGTTCTTGGTCTCGCTGACCTTTGGACTTTTTACCGACCCGGGCGCCTTCAACGTGGCACAATTGCAGGCCTGGTTGTCCGACACCAATATCTTGGCGAGCTTGTTCTGGACGGGCTGTATTTCGACCGCACTCACCGTATACATGGAAACACTCGCGCTCAAGACCCTCAGTGCGGCCGAAACGACGCTCATTTTCTCTACCGAACCGCTCTGGGGCACCGCTTTTGCCGCTCTCATTATGGGCGAAACGCTCGGATGGGAATCCGCCGTGGGTGCCGTACTGATCCTCTCCGGATGCGTCTTTAGCAATCTCGGTATACAAGGACTCCGAAATCTATTGCCGGGCTCAGACAAACCGGATGATTCGAAAACGACCGACATTTCTGGCACTACACTGAGCTCGTCGCACGTGGCGGACGATTCCGCCGGCAGCTCTACACACCACCAAGCGGCGTCCTTTTCCCCCACATCGACCGAGCCGACGAAAAAGTTTTGGAATCCCTGGACGAAAGAATGGACGCAAGTGGGAGCGGTCGCCACCTTTGGAGCCGCTCTGTTTGGCGTCTGGAACGAACTGTCCGTAGGAACCCGGGTCATTGCCATGCAGGTGGAAGAAATGATGGACAATTTTCTGTAA
- a CDS encoding predicted protein, producing MSMFRVYQKQESSDPVLRYARSPAVLRKKIRQLAPLQNRVAVVDTGEPLLSTRLSLSHGTNGDVRKNDANREQLRRLPRGRPDNRVRQLEHKGTKHRTLKSSKKSSSGKGKGSSKEEEAPVVSTEPVGLVGCVSDLRTCLDGPSLRFSVVVENSFLPDELDLTVVPPSGGLINYLSPKNETSLGNFFITYGPYDFRSFMFDFVILDVGFPLSALEAGEYNILVSTRAQEDVVWTLSTILDGQIVGPPLQGVIPAANMDSDPIVATVSALHSSSSEEAMSASSFSVTTFIPSLAN from the exons ATGTCTATGTTTCGTGTCTACCAAAAGCAAGAGAGCTCGGATCCTGTTCTGCGTTATGCTCGTTCGCCTGCTGTGCTCCGCAAAAAAATCAGACAGCTCGCCCCGCTCCAGAATCG AGTCGCCGTTGTGGATACAGGAGAGCCGTTGTTATCGACTCGCTTGAGCCTCTCGCACGGAACCAACGGCGACGTTCGAAAAAATGA TGCCAATCGTGAACAGCTTAGAAGACTGCCACGAGGCCGTCCGGATAATCGCGTTCGCCAATTGGAACACAAGGGCACCAAGCATCGCACTCTGAAGTCATCAAAGAAGTCCTCCAGTGGTAAAGGCAAGGGTTCCAGTAAAGAGGAAGAAGCTCCGGTTGTGTCCACCGAGCCCGTAGGCCTTGTTGGCTGCGTCAGCGATCTACGCACCTGCTTGGACGGACCCAGCCTTAGATTTTCAGTGGTCGTAGAAAACAGCTTTT TGCCGGACGAGTTGGATCTCACGGTGGTCCCTCCTAGTGGCGGTCTAATCAATTACTTGAGCCCCAAAAACGAAACAAGCTTGGGAAACTTTTTCATTACCTACGGTCCATACGACTTTCGTTCGTTTATGTTCGATTTCGTGATTCTAGACGTTGGGTTTCCTCTATCCGCGCTGGAGGCAGGCGAATACAATATTCTTGTTTCAACGAGAGCTCAGGAAGACGTGGTGTGGACGCTGTCTACAATTTTGGACGGACAGATTGTGGGACCCCCTCTTCAGGGAGTAATTCCTGCTGCCAACATGGATTCCGATCCCATTGTCGCTACCGTATCGGCTCTTCACAGCTCGTCTAGTGAAGAGGCGATGTCAGCGTCCTCATTTTCCGTGACGACATTCATCCCCAGTTTAGCAAACTAG
- a CDS encoding predicted protein (contains conserved domain UPF0047; unknownn protein) yields the protein MPTPLWFQHEITVTAPSRGCHLITRDIQKALQDDLPKVHIGMCNVFVQHTSASLTINENADPDVRGDMETALNKIVPAQWNRDGTFKHTLEGDDDMPGHVKSSLMGASLNIPVKSGRLALGTWQGIYLNEHRDQGGWGGGHQRSVIITVQGQGK from the exons ATGCCCACTCCTCTCTGGTTCCAACACGAAATCACCGTCACGGCTCCGTCCCGCGGTTGCCACCTGATTACCCGAGATATCCAAAAGGCGCTTCAGGATGATTTGCCAAAAGTTCACATAGGGATGTGCAACGTATTTGTCCAGCACACGTCGGCGTCTCTGACCATCAATGAAAACGCCGACCCGGACGTCAGAGGAGATATGGAAACGGCTCTCAACAAAATTGTCCCGGCCCAGTGGAATCGAGACGGGACCTTCAAACACACCCTAGAAGGTGACGATGATATGCCTGGTCATGTCAAAAGTAG CTTGATGGGTGCGAGTTTAAATATTCCCGTCAAGTCGGGTCGACTGGCGCTGGGCACTTGGCAAGGTATTTATTTGAACGAACATCGCGATCAGGGTGGATGGGGTGGTGGACATCAACGCAGCGTTATTATTACAGTTCAAGGACAAGGGAAATGA
- a CDS encoding cell surface protein (unknown function): protein MKGLSSVVVFKYLTIFIVVASARRLEDGGSNFAGEFLSDAEVCEMQEEAWPSQLGEWFGAQHSCECNGASDEEGVDVVETKCKATEQFCCPDTGRCHEARREHYNMKAKDVNRTTDQGGDWFWTSGVEANMYCYTYLGDDLPNGRVEICEDTDFDPDAPGNEWSCDMINNGEKCQECSQCEDDDATTNFDCSNIAGIDDIPADIFPKTGICYRFNGAECASAFITKPLSVQATNGGDSGSTNAVLSGLCFVIAILMVFGKDV from the coding sequence ATGAAGGGGCTTTCATCtgttgtcgtcttcaaatACTTGACGATCTTCATAGTGGTCGCCAGCGCTCGTCGCTTGGAGGATGGCGGTTCGAATTTTGCCGGCGAATTTCTTTCTGATGCGGAAGTATGCGAAATGCAAGAGGAAGCATGGCCGAGTCAGCTGGGGGAATGGTTCGGAGCGCAGCATTCGTGCGAATGCAATGGTGCTTCCGATGAAGAAGGCGTTGACGTCGTCGAGACGAAATGTAAAGCAACCGAGCAATTTTGTTGCCCTGATACAGGCCGATGCCACGAAGCCCGTCGAGAGCACTACAACATGAAAGCCAAAGACGTCAACCGGACTACCGATCAAGGGGGTGACTGGTTTTGGACATCCGGAGTGGAAGCAAATATGTACTGCTACACATACTTGGGTGACGATCTACCAAACGGACGGGTAGAGATTTGCGAAGACACCGATTTTGATCCCGACGCGCCTGGAAACGAGTGGAGCTGCGACATGATCAACAATGGCGAAAAATGTCAAGAGTGTTCCCAGTGTGAAGATGACGACGCTACCACCAACTTTGATTGTTCCAATATTGCCGGCATAGATGACATTCCTGCCGATATCTTTCCCAAAACTGGAATCTGCTATCGCTTCAATGGAGCGGAGTGTGCTTCCGCCTTTATCACCAAGCCCTTATCGGTGCAAGCGACAAATGGCGGAGATTCCGGCAGTACGAACGCCGTTCTGTCAGGTCTGTGTTTTGTTATTGCGATTTTGATGGTTTTTGGTAAGGACGTTTGA